One window of the Methanobrevibacter sp. TMH8 genome contains the following:
- the sepS gene encoding O-phosphoserine--tRNA ligase gives MNKKKIIKLSKKDFEKAWTESKNLVKKPHPDNEYPRLKYNIGKSHVLYDTISELREAYLRLGFSETVNPLFIDKNDVYKQFGPEAPAVLDRCFYLAGLPRPDIGIGMDKIQAIKELNDNVNDNHINNIQEVFRRYKKGDLDGDDLTLEVANALEVNNEKGLAILEKVFPEIRELTPVASNTTLRSHMTSGWFISLEKMVKENNVPIKMFSIDRCFRREQKEDSSHLMTYHSASCVIVDDEVSLDTGKAISEALLQYFGFSKFKFIPDEKKSKYYIPETQTEVYGYHPKLGEWVEIATFGLYSPIALSKYGIDKEVMNLGLGVERIAMVLNQIEDVRELVYPQLYKELSLNDREIATMLNYNYYPVTEEGKALMRDILNIWENNMDENSPCEFTIFEGEFLNKAIVVKALEEENNTKLLGPASTNQIYIYDGNILGIPENIENTVKKVEANPEKYDKNEIIGEIPEDTKIVYTGVEKGIPTNIRYIDSLAAKTAYKIEEAVISGSDDLILRNTIARSLSDVNLKLDDIAMKYINDDNKLIDIRGPIFSTIKLEVK, from the coding sequence ATGAACAAGAAAAAGATTATAAAATTATCTAAAAAAGATTTTGAAAAGGCTTGGACTGAATCTAAAAATTTAGTAAAAAAGCCACATCCTGATAATGAATATCCTAGATTAAAATATAATATAGGAAAATCTCATGTTTTATATGATACAATATCAGAACTTAGAGAAGCTTACCTCCGCTTAGGATTTAGTGAAACTGTTAATCCATTATTTATTGATAAAAATGATGTTTACAAGCAATTTGGTCCTGAAGCACCGGCTGTGCTTGACAGATGTTTTTATTTAGCTGGTCTTCCTCGTCCAGATATTGGGATTGGAATGGATAAAATCCAAGCTATAAAAGAATTAAATGACAATGTTAATGACAATCATATAAATAACATTCAAGAAGTATTTAGAAGATATAAAAAAGGAGATCTTGATGGAGATGATCTTACACTTGAAGTAGCTAATGCACTTGAAGTAAATAATGAAAAAGGATTAGCTATTCTTGAGAAAGTATTTCCAGAAATTAGAGAGTTAACTCCAGTAGCTAGTAATACAACCCTTAGATCCCATATGACTTCAGGATGGTTTATATCACTTGAAAAAATGGTTAAAGAAAACAATGTGCCAATTAAAATGTTTTCAATTGATAGATGTTTCCGTCGTGAACAAAAAGAAGATTCAAGCCATCTTATGACTTATCATTCAGCTTCTTGTGTTATTGTTGATGATGAAGTAAGTCTTGATACTGGAAAAGCTATTTCAGAAGCATTACTCCAATATTTCGGATTTTCAAAGTTTAAATTCATTCCTGATGAGAAAAAATCTAAGTATTACATCCCAGAAACTCAAACTGAAGTTTATGGATATCATCCAAAGTTAGGTGAATGGGTAGAGATAGCTACCTTTGGTCTTTACTCTCCAATAGCTCTTTCAAAATATGGAATAGATAAGGAAGTCATGAACTTAGGTCTTGGTGTTGAGAGAATAGCTATGGTTTTAAACCAGATAGAAGATGTTAGAGAATTGGTTTATCCTCAACTATATAAAGAATTAAGTTTGAATGATCGAGAAATAGCTACTATGCTCAATTATAATTATTATCCTGTAACTGAAGAAGGAAAAGCTCTTATGAGAGATATACTAAATATTTGGGAAAATAATATGGATGAAAACTCTCCATGTGAGTTTACTATATTTGAAGGAGAATTTTTAAACAAAGCAATTGTTGTTAAAGCTTTAGAAGAAGAAAATAATACTAAACTTCTTGGTCCTGCTTCTACTAATCAAATTTATATTTATGATGGAAATATACTGGGAATTCCAGAAAATATTGAAAATACAGTTAAAAAAGTTGAAGCTAATCCTGAAAAATATGATAAAAATGAAATTATCGGTGAAATTCCAGAGGATACTAAAATTGTTTATACTGGAGTTGAAAAAGGAATTCCTACTAATATTAGATATATAGATAGTTTAGCTGCAAAAACTGCTTATAAAATTGAAGAAGCTGTTATTAGTGGATCTGATGATTTGATACTCAGAAATACAATAGCTAGATCTTTGTCTGATGTTAATTTAAAGCTAGATGACATAGCTATGAAATATATTAATGATGATAATAAATTAATTGATATTAGAGGTCCGATATTCTCTACTATAAAATTAGAAGTAAAATAA
- a CDS encoding DUF120 domain-containing protein, with amino-acid sequence MEVEGTITTGYGKGAYFLGQEFYKSKFNEKCGFEPYPGTLNITISEKYLDEIREIKSNCTNIIKPKEGFGGVKYIKATLNDDIVGAIVFPDKTTHDENYLEFIAKDNLRKKLKLEDGDKVKLKI; translated from the coding sequence ATGGAAGTAGAAGGGACTATCACAACAGGTTATGGGAAAGGAGCTTATTTTTTAGGACAAGAATTTTACAAGTCAAAATTCAATGAAAAATGTGGCTTTGAACCATATCCTGGAACTCTTAATATTACTATTTCAGAAAAATATTTAGATGAAATTAGAGAAATAAAATCTAATTGCACTAATATAATAAAGCCAAAAGAAGGTTTTGGTGGTGTTAAATATATTAAAGCTACTTTAAATGATGATATAGTTGGAGCAATAGTATTTCCAGATAAAACTACTCATGACGAGAATTATTTAGAATTTATAGCTAAAGATAATCTTCGAAAAAAGCTAAAATTAGAAGATGGAGATAAGGTTAAGCTTAAAATTTAA